A single region of the Nicotiana sylvestris chromosome 6, ASM39365v2, whole genome shotgun sequence genome encodes:
- the LOC138871984 gene encoding uncharacterized protein, whose product MLSKVPGSLIGADGDLEKGFERLFDEVDMVQAGEGSSKIQVRDQHAYCNMVEEELDGEPWFHDIKEYLRMGAYPVHATCDQKRAIRRLASGFFFSGGVWYKRTPYLGLLRCIDARQATLIMPEVHSRVCGSYMSGYVLAKKILRAGYY is encoded by the exons atgttgtcaaaggtccctggatcactgattggtgccgatggagacttggagaaggggttcgaaaggttattcgacGAGGTCGatatggttcaggctggggaagggtccagcaag attcaggtccgtgatcagcatgcttactgtaatatggtggaagaagaacttgatggggagccatggttccatgatatcaaagaatacctcaggatgggggcATACCCGGTACATGCCACATGTGATCAGAAAAGagcaattcgacgattggcaagtggatttttcttcagtggaggggtatggtataaaagaactccatatctcggattgttaagatgcatagatgctagacaggccacactTATCATGCCTGAGGTACACTCCAGAGTTTGTGGATCatatatgagtgggtatgttctggcaaagaagattctccgagcaggttattactag